A section of the Triticum dicoccoides isolate Atlit2015 ecotype Zavitan chromosome 7A, WEW_v2.0, whole genome shotgun sequence genome encodes:
- the LOC119331967 gene encoding uncharacterized protein LOC119331967, translating into MEMEGNQIQTSPMGSAPSRSSPRQWSWGSALAGAVTTAAAAGVLVCRPRDPSFELISMNLSSFHFRPPAALDIGLTLTVHATNPNVVPVRYGASNVSILYGGTLLGTARLDAGQQPATSCRLLHLPARLDAMELAHHAGAILADTARRHMELDAVVEIAGEATVLLWSRRFSVRIDSHIIVDPVFLEVVEQDNRSEMQLYLT; encoded by the coding sequence ATGGAGATGGAAGGAAACCAAATCCAGACCTCACCCATGGGGTCCGCGCCGTCGAGGTCGTCCCCCCGGCAGTGGAGCTGGGGCTCGGCCCTCGCCGGCGCCGtcaccacggcggcggcggcgggcgtgctGGTCTGCAGGCCGAGGGACCCGAGCTTCGAGCTCATCTCCATGAACCTGTCCTCCTTCCACTTCCGGCCGCCGGCGGCGCTGGACATCGGCCTCACCCTCACCGTCCACGCCACCAACCCCAACGTGGTGCCCGTGCGCTACGGCGCGTCCAACGTCTCCATCCTCTACGGGGGCACGCTCCTGGGCACCGCGCGCCTCGACGCCGGCCAGCAGCCCGCCACATCGTGCCGCCTGCTCCACCTCCCGGCCCGGCTCGACGCCATGGAGCTCGCCCACCACGCCGGCGCCATCCTCGCCGACACCGCGCGCCGGCACATGGAGCTGGACGCCGTCGTGGAGATCGCGGGCGAGGCCACCGTGCTGCTCTGGTCGCGCCGCTTCTCCGTCCGCATCGACAGCCACATCATCGTCGACCCCGTCTTCCTCGAGGTCGTCGAGCAGGACAACCGCTCAGAGATGCAGCTCTACCTAACCTGA